A window of Rhododendron vialii isolate Sample 1 chromosome 13a, ASM3025357v1 contains these coding sequences:
- the LOC131312574 gene encoding cyclic phosphodiesterase-like → MDVQVGEPPQPAKHAYSVFAIPPEDVTARLKKLMAGLRLEFGGPEFEPHVTVVGPVSLTEDDAIDKFHAACQGVRAYTATVEKVATGTFFYQCVFLLLHPTPQVAEASSHCTGYFGYKSSTPYMPHLSILYGDLSDDEKKKTQEKANILDENIGNLSFQISSLALYETDTEDWKKIAEFYLDAN, encoded by the exons ATGGATGTACAAGTCGGAGAACCACCTCAGCCCGCGAAGCATGCGTATTCAGTGTTTGCGATTCCGCCCGAGGACGTAACGGCGCGGCTTAAGAAGCTGATGGCGGGGCTCCGGTTGGAGTTCGGCGGGCCCGAGTTCGAACCCCACGTCACCGTGGTCGGCCCTGTTAGCCTGACAGAGGATGACGCGATCGACAAGTTCCATGCCGCTTGTCAGGGCGTCAGAGCCTACACCGCCACCGTTGAGAAAGTGGCCACCGGCACCTTCTTCTATCAGTGCGTCTTTCTTCTCCTCCATCCGACGCCTCAg GTAGCGGAGGCTAGTTCACACTGTACCGGTTATTTTGGATACAAGAGCTCAACCC CTTATATGCCTCATCTGAGTATCCTTTATGGGGACTTATCCGATgacgagaaaaagaaaactcaagagAAAGCCAATATACTTGATGAAAACATCGGCAACCTCAGCTTCCAGATAAGCAGCCTTGCTTTGTACGAAACAGATACTGAAGACTGGAAGAAGATAGCTGAATTCTATCTTGATGCTAATTAG
- the LOC131312571 gene encoding nonsense-mediated mRNA decay factor SMG7-like translates to MIEEMDKMAAAAPSSELAQRLYDKNIELENRRRRSAQARVPSDPNAWQQMRENYEAIILEDHAFSEQHNIEYALWQLHYRRIEEFRAHFSAALASKGSSTSQVVKAPPRPDRISKIRVQFKTFLSEATGFYHDLILKIRAKYGLPLGHFPEDSGNQITMEKDGRKSTEMKKGLISCHRCLIYLGDLARYKGLYGEGDSKSRDYTAASSYYMQAVSLWPSSGNPHHQLGILATYSGDELMAVYRYFRSLAVDSPFPTARDNLIVAFEKNRQSYSQLHGDTKASAIGESPVQKNVKGSGKVEAKLQSKDANVGNSLAAETTVNSDLYKVFCTRFVRLNGILFTRTSLETFAEVLSLVSHSLNELLSCGPEEELNFGKDAVESGLTIVRLISVLVFTIHNVNRGGEGQTYADIVQHKLVLQNAVTAAFELVGHMMKKCAQLRDPCSSYLFPGILVFVEWLACSPDVATLSEIDNKQTTVGSLFWNHCTSLFNKLLASRLVVMDNEDDTCFLNMATYEEGGTENRFALWEDFELRGFLPLQPAQSILDFLGKRYMGGDGNKEKTARVKRILAAGKALSNVVKVDQKLMFFDAKLKKFIFGVEPPKADVLTRTPFLGGPNSYDLSKLPTETAKDANFVQPKSQFHEEEDEEIVFKPTATENRSDLSVPKDFVSVTAHHDDLPQQNAFDAVLLPPVLVANGFLQHPQPIQSHSSMWLGQQASLANGLRNLHISENGHGMKPGLQEDTAISHHYSLSLPVQQSVNANASAISYSQAERGTQSKIDLFAPSAVTSGSFAVNTSSAFAASSRKSPVKRPVRHVGPPPGFNSVPPKSENEPVSGSDLVPHKNISADNYGWLDGYKLPIPMEGLGLNLSSNYSVGTSSFPFPGKQVPPMQFPEENQKGWENIHSLEQLNLQQEQLRLQQLRNGSQQFIPPTEQYHGQSIWGGHYPV, encoded by the exons ATGATTGAAGAGATGGATAAAATGGCTGCTGCTGCTCCATCATCAGAGCTGGCTCAAAGACTTTATGACAAG AATATAGAGTTGGAGAATAGGCGTCGTAGGTCGGCTCAGGCAAGAGTCCCTTCAGATCCAAATGCCTGGCAACAGATGCGTGAAAACTATGAAGCAATTATACTGGAGGACCATGCATTTTCCGAGCAGCACAATATCGAATATGCTCTGTGGCAGCTTCATTATCGGCGAATTGAGGAATTCAGAGCACACTTTAGTGCTGCTTTAGCTTCAAAGGGTTCCAGCACATCTCAGGTTGTAAAGGCTCCCCCTCGACCTGATCGAATTAGTAAAATACGTGTGCAGTTCAAAACTTTCCTTTCTGAAGCGACTGGATTTTACCACGATTTAATTCTGAAAATTAGAGCAAAATATGGGCTTCCTCTTGGTCATTTTCCTGAAGATTCAGGGAATCAAATTACCATGGAGAAAGATGGGAGGAAATCTACTGAGATGAAGAAAGGTTTGATATCTTGTCATCGTTGTTTGATATATCTTGGTGACCTTGCACGTTATAAAGGATTATATGGCGAGGGGGATTCCAAAAGTCGTGATTATACAGCAGCTTCGAGTTATTACATGCAAGCTGTGTCTCTTTGGCCATCAAGTGGGAATCCCCATCACCAG CTTGGTATTTTGGCGACCTATTCTGGGGACGAGTTAATGGCAGTGTACCGTTATTTTCGGAGTCTCGCTGTGGATAGTCCCTTTCCAACTGCAAGGGATAACTTGATTGTTGCGTTTGAAAAG AATCGTCAGAGTTACTCTCAGCTGCATGGCGATACAAAAGCTTCTGCTATTGGTGAATCACCTGTGCAGAAGAATGTCAAAGGAAGTGGGAAAGTGGAGGCAAAACTCCAATCTAAGGATGCCAATGTTGGTAACAGCCTTGCAGCAGAAACGACCGTTAACAGTGACCTATACAAAGTTTTTTGCACTCGATTTGTTCGTCTAAATGGCATTCTTTTCACACGCACTAG CTTGGAAACATTTGCAGAAGTTCTTTCTCTGGTTAGCCATTCTTTGAATGAGCTTCTTTCATGTGGGCCGGAAGAAGAGCTGAATTTTGGCAAAGATGCTGTTGAGAGTGGACTTACCATTGTTCGACTTATCTCTGTTCTTGTATTCACTATTCACAATGTGAACAGAGGTGGTGAAGGTCAGACTTATGCGGATATTGTGCAACATAAGCTTGTGCTTCAGAATGCAGTTACTGCAGCTTTTGAGTTAGTAGGGCACATGATGAAGAAATGTGCACAGCTGCGTGACCCTTGTTCAAGTTACCTGTTTCCTGGAATTCTTGTTTTCGTAGAATGGTTGGCTTGTTCCCCTGATGTTGCCACATTAAGCGAAATAGACAATAAGCAAACAACCGTTGGATCATTATTCTGGAACCATTGCACATCTCTCTTCAATAAGCTTCTAGCAAGTAGGCTGGTTGTCATGGATAATGAAGATGATACCTGTTTTTTGAATATGGCTACCTATGAGGAAGGGGGAACGGAAAACCGGTTTGCTTTGTGGGAGGACTTTGAGTTGAGAGGATTCTTGCCTCTTCAACCTGCACAAAGTATTTTGGACTTTTTGGGGAAACGTTACATGGGGGGTGATGGAAACAAAGAGAAAACTGCTCGTGTTAAAAGGATTTTAGCAGCAGGAAAGGCTCTATCAAATGTAGTTAAGGTTGACCAAAAATTAATGTTTTTTGATGCGAAGCtgaagaaatttatttttggagttgaacCTCCAAAGGCAGATGTTTTGACGCGCACACCCTTTTTGGGCGGCCCTAATTCATATGATTTGAGTAAGCTTCCTACAGAGACTGCAAAAGATGCCAATTTTGTGCAGCCAAAATCACAATTTCATGAAGAGGAGGATGAAGAGATCGTTTTCAAGCCAACAGCAACGGAAAACCGGAGTGATTTGTCTGTTCCAAAAGATTTTGTCTCTGTAACAGCTCATCACGATGATCTTCCCCAGCAGAATGCTTTTGATGCAGTTTTGCTTCCGCCTGTTTTAGTTGCCAATGGTTTCCTACAGCATCCTCAACCAATTCAATCACACTCTTCAATGTGGTTGGGCCAACAAGCTTCTCTTGCTAATGGCTTGAGAAATTTGCACATCTCGGAAAATGGACATGGAATGAAACCTGGATTGCAAGAAGATACAGCCATTTCACACCATTATTCACTTTCGCTCCCCGTCCAACAATCTGTCAATGCGAATGCAAGTGCTATATCTTATAGTCAGGCAGAAAGGGGAACACAATCCAAGATTGACCTTTTTGCACCTTCTGCAGTTACCTCTGGCAGTTTTGCTGTAAATACATCCTCAGCATTTGCAGCAAGTTCGAGAAAAAGTCCGGTAAAACGACCTGTAAGGCATGTTGGCCCTCCACCTGGTTTTAACTCTGTCCCTCCTAAATCAGAAAATGAGCCCGTTTCTGGGTCAGATTTGGTGCCTCATAAAAATATCTCTGCGGATAACTATGGCTGGTTGGATGGATATAAGTTGCCCATACCAATGGAGGGCTTGGGGCTTAATCTATCTTCTAACTACTCCGTGGGGACAAGTAGTTTTCCCTTTCCTGGAAAACAAGTTCCACCAATGCAGTTTCCCGAGGAAAATCAGAAGGGCTGGGAGAATATCCATTCTCTAGAACAATTAAATTTGCAACAAGAACAACTGCGTCTGCAGCAACTCAGGAATGGAAGTCAGCAGTTTATTCCACCTACTGAGCAATATCATGGGCAGTCCATATGGGGAGGTCATTACCCAGTGTGA